Proteins found in one Methanospirillum hungatei JF-1 genomic segment:
- a CDS encoding 2-oxoacid:acceptor oxidoreductase family protein yields the protein MYEIRLHSRGGQGGVTAAKLMALASFRDGKFATAAPFYGAERRGAPIVSFIRIDDKPIKVYSQIHNPDLIVVLDPSILDLVNVFEGLKPDGKVLINAPDIPKKAEGYQVRYVDLTGIALKTNLVVAGSPILNTPVIGALAKMGLFSRESAAAAIKEMFSDERNLKAALMAYEELV from the coding sequence ATGTATGAGATACGGCTTCATTCTCGTGGTGGTCAGGGTGGTGTCACCGCTGCAAAGCTGATGGCTCTAGCATCGTTCAGGGATGGGAAGTTTGCAACCGCAGCCCCTTTTTATGGTGCAGAGCGGCGTGGTGCTCCGATTGTCTCATTTATCAGGATAGATGATAAGCCCATCAAGGTGTATTCGCAGATCCATAATCCTGACTTAATCGTGGTTCTTGATCCTTCCATCCTTGACCTGGTCAATGTGTTTGAAGGGCTGAAACCTGATGGAAAGGTCCTTATTAATGCCCCTGATATTCCCAAGAAGGCAGAGGGGTATCAGGTTCGGTATGTGGACCTGACCGGAATTGCTCTGAAGACAAACCTGGTTGTTGCGGGAAGCCCCATCCTGAACACGCCGGTTATTGGTGCCCTTGCAAAGATGGGTCTGTTTTCACGGGAGTCTGCTGCTGCTGCAATCAAAGAGATGTTCTCGGATGAACGGAACCTGAAAGCTGCCCTGATGGCGTATGAGGAGTTGGTCTGA
- the porA gene encoding 2-ketoisovalerate ferredoxin oxidoreductase subunit alpha produces the protein MLTVSTGNNAVAAAVRQANPAVVAAYPITPQTEIVEQIANYVTNGSLKSKYIPVESEHSAMAACIGASITGVRTFTATSSHGLLYMHEMVNWAAGARLPIVMANVNRALGPGWNVWAEHTDALQTRDTGWLQVYVSTVQEAYDATLMAFRIAEDRRVYLPVMINLDGFALSHISQQLEESEVGDFIPPLVLDHAIQTDAPAGYGCMTSSADYFRIRYDIERSMRDSVQVIKETEEAFAQTFGRKYSWTEEYRCEDADVLILAMGTLGKEAEVAVDILRNEGVKAGSMRVRWIRPFPELNLGDRELVVIDRNYSFGFGGILATSIRAKTGKECYNVIAGLGGQEVTYHDIAGFVRDRRIGEEFWFGVDA, from the coding sequence ATGCTGACGGTATCCACCGGGAATAATGCGGTCGCCGCAGCTGTCAGACAGGCAAACCCAGCAGTTGTGGCAGCATACCCCATCACCCCCCAGACCGAGATTGTTGAGCAGATTGCCAATTATGTGACAAACGGCAGTCTCAAATCGAAATATATTCCGGTTGAGAGTGAACACTCGGCGATGGCAGCCTGTATTGGTGCAAGCATCACCGGGGTCAGGACCTTTACTGCCACCAGTTCTCATGGGCTTTTATATATGCATGAGATGGTCAACTGGGCTGCCGGTGCAAGACTTCCGATCGTCATGGCAAATGTGAACCGGGCACTCGGGCCTGGCTGGAATGTCTGGGCTGAACATACGGATGCTCTCCAGACACGGGATACCGGATGGCTCCAGGTATATGTCTCAACAGTCCAGGAGGCATATGATGCAACGCTTATGGCATTCCGGATTGCTGAGGATAGAAGGGTCTACCTGCCGGTTATGATAAATCTAGACGGATTCGCCCTTTCTCACATCTCACAGCAGCTTGAGGAGAGTGAGGTCGGGGATTTCATTCCGCCGCTGGTCCTTGATCATGCAATACAGACTGATGCACCTGCAGGGTACGGATGTATGACTTCATCTGCTGATTATTTCAGGATCAGGTATGATATCGAGCGCTCAATGCGGGATTCTGTTCAGGTGATCAAAGAGACTGAAGAGGCATTTGCACAGACCTTCGGGCGGAAGTACTCCTGGACTGAGGAGTACCGGTGCGAGGATGCAGATGTTCTTATCCTGGCAATGGGAACCCTGGGGAAAGAAGCAGAAGTTGCTGTGGATATTCTCCGGAATGAAGGGGTAAAGGCAGGTTCCATGCGGGTCAGGTGGATCCGTCCCTTCCCTGAATTGAACCTTGGTGACCGCGAACTGGTTGTTATTGACCGGAACTATTCATTTGGGTTTGGAGGAATTCTGGCGACCTCTATCCGTGCAAAGACCGGAAAGGAGTGTTATAATGTTATCGCAGGTCTTGGCGGGCAGGAAGTAACCTATCATGATATTGCGGGCTTTGTCAGAGATCGGCGTATCGGGGAAGAGTTCTGGTTTGGAGTTGATGCCTGA
- a CDS encoding tetratricopeptide repeat protein, with the protein MIRKVLYISLILTGLLIPAGVLAADDGWSHGSLFSAPNWLLEQFDDESREMSKMDYFGTKLVEPTPTQPTAMDLVKEGWAYLEGGNYKDALKSFEKALEINGTSTEAWYGRGLALENQKRYLSAIDAYTKAVSYSKKPASSWGPNAGKGRSYLALNQYENAKDALTVAISQYEQSGENMPDELASMYRDLAQALEMLGETDAAQEALEKAG; encoded by the coding sequence ATGATTCGGAAGGTGTTGTATATCTCCCTCATTCTTACCGGGCTTCTTATTCCGGCAGGGGTGCTGGCAGCAGATGACGGATGGTCACATGGTAGTCTCTTCTCTGCACCAAACTGGCTTTTGGAACAGTTTGACGATGAATCGCGGGAGATGAGCAAGATGGATTATTTCGGGACCAAGTTGGTAGAGCCGACCCCGACTCAACCGACTGCAATGGACCTTGTCAAGGAAGGATGGGCGTACCTGGAAGGGGGAAATTATAAGGATGCTCTCAAGTCCTTTGAAAAGGCTCTTGAAATAAACGGGACATCCACCGAGGCATGGTATGGCAGGGGTCTTGCTCTTGAAAATCAGAAACGGTATCTCTCTGCAATAGATGCCTATACGAAGGCGGTATCATACTCGAAAAAGCCTGCATCAAGCTGGGGTCCGAATGCCGGAAAGGGAAGATCCTATCTTGCCCTGAACCAGTATGAGAACGCGAAGGATGCTTTGACCGTTGCCATCAGCCAGTATGAACAGTCCGGAGAAAATATGCCTGATGAACTTGCTTCAATGTACCGTGACCTTGCCCAGGCACTAGAGATGCTAGGTGAGACTGATGCCGCACAGGAAGCACTCGAAAAAGCAGGGTGA
- a CDS encoding ion transporter: protein MGRADIIQEYPRVYVKVNSIKTRIHYILDTPAWHDRTAVVIHGILATVILANAIAIILSTVRPIAEHHGDILTIIMNICMAVFVCEYGLRMWACTDTHNPVRMITDRVRYAFHLYLIIDLISILPIFIPFFFPQAIMIIRLFRLSSIFKLGRFTRYSESIVQLRRVIVRKKEIFAIMLFFLVFIILFSSTIMYVVEYPAQPDAFSSIPAALWWAVMTVTTVGYGDIIPVTPLGKLIAGFVTMTGVLVLALPSAIMATGFIEERERQKNVELKRKSQGIPPVLAWKLDELKEKGYITQEEYILFWYQLSGDEKKG from the coding sequence GTGGGGAGAGCCGATATAATTCAGGAGTACCCCCGGGTGTATGTGAAGGTAAATTCGATAAAAACCCGTATTCACTATATTTTGGATACGCCAGCATGGCATGACAGGACTGCCGTTGTCATCCACGGAATACTCGCAACGGTAATCCTCGCAAATGCCATTGCCATTATTTTATCGACGGTTCGCCCGATTGCAGAGCACCATGGCGATATTCTGACAATCATCATGAATATCTGTATGGCAGTGTTCGTCTGTGAGTATGGTCTTCGCATGTGGGCCTGCACCGATACGCACAATCCGGTCCGTATGATCACCGACCGGGTCAGGTATGCATTCCATTTATATCTGATTATTGACCTGATATCCATTCTCCCCATATTTATTCCGTTCTTTTTCCCCCAAGCCATCATGATCATCCGACTCTTTCGTCTGTCATCAATATTCAAACTGGGACGGTTTACCCGGTACTCAGAATCTATTGTCCAGCTCAGACGGGTAATAGTGCGGAAAAAAGAGATATTTGCTATTATGCTCTTTTTCCTGGTGTTTATCATCCTCTTCTCTTCAACCATCATGTATGTTGTCGAGTATCCAGCCCAGCCTGATGCATTCTCCAGTATTCCCGCGGCCCTCTGGTGGGCGGTGATGACGGTTACAACCGTCGGATATGGGGATATTATTCCAGTCACTCCGCTTGGAAAGTTGATTGCCGGGTTCGTCACCATGACCGGGGTTCTTGTCCTTGCACTTCCATCTGCCATTATGGCAACCGGATTTATTGAAGAGCGGGAACGACAGAAAAACGTCGAACTGAAGAGAAAAAGTCAGGGGATACCTCCCGTTCTTGCATGGAAACTTGATGAACTCAAAGAGAAGGGCTACATTACGCAGGAAGAGTATATTCTGTTCTGGTATCAGTTATCCGGAGACGAAAAGAAAGGATAA
- a CDS encoding thiamine pyrophosphate-dependent enzyme yields the protein MSGTSASEYIWKCTSACAGCSSSLILRHVLKAAGPDTVLVVPACCTSVLQGVWPNTSFNIPVYNVAFAAAAAVASGMAAAFESMGRTTNVIAYAGDGGTVDIGIQALSGALERGTNFLYICYDNEAYGNTGMQRSGSTPLGARTTTTPGGKTHVKKDLDRIIAAHHLPYMATACSAYPQDLVKKVQKALSIKGPKFMHILAPCPPGWRYDASQTIEVGKMAVKTGIWAMYEREYDSLTLSGPTKAAMIKPAPLEDYLKMQGRFSSISEDAIRVIRGEIERNLRLLKAEAEGTC from the coding sequence ATGTCAGGGACTTCTGCGAGCGAATATATATGGAAATGTACGTCTGCCTGTGCAGGGTGCAGCTCGTCCCTCATTCTCAGACACGTGCTCAAGGCGGCCGGACCAGATACTGTTCTGGTAGTTCCTGCCTGCTGCACCAGTGTTCTGCAGGGGGTCTGGCCGAATACATCGTTTAACATCCCGGTGTATAATGTGGCGTTTGCTGCGGCTGCGGCGGTTGCATCAGGAATGGCTGCGGCGTTTGAATCTATGGGGAGAACCACCAATGTCATCGCGTATGCAGGTGATGGCGGGACGGTAGATATTGGTATTCAGGCCTTGTCCGGAGCACTTGAGCGTGGTACCAACTTCCTCTATATCTGTTATGACAACGAGGCATACGGAAACACCGGTATGCAGCGGTCAGGTTCAACTCCTCTCGGAGCACGAACAACAACGACTCCTGGCGGGAAAACCCATGTAAAAAAGGATCTTGACCGGATAATTGCCGCACATCATCTGCCCTATATGGCAACCGCATGCAGTGCCTACCCTCAGGATCTGGTGAAGAAAGTGCAGAAGGCATTGTCGATCAAGGGCCCCAAGTTCATGCATATTCTTGCCCCCTGTCCCCCAGGCTGGCGGTATGATGCATCACAGACGATTGAAGTCGGAAAGATGGCGGTAAAGACCGGTATATGGGCCATGTACGAACGGGAGTACGATTCCCTGACTTTGAGTGGGCCCACAAAGGCTGCTATGATAAAGCCGGCACCACTGGAGGATTATCTGAAGATGCAGGGGCGTTTCTCCAGTATTAGTGAAGATGCTATCAGGGTGATTCGCGGAGAGATTGAACGAAATCTGCGTCTTTTGAAGGCAGAGGCGGAGGGAACATGCTGA
- a CDS encoding AMP-binding protein, with translation MVRFSITMDDDLTRRVDQECVVRQVSRSDWINEACTRQLRKLSGYGIYPCGNSSPIIDDSPAPHRHNMQNYDETYRNFRIEVPEYFNFGFDVVDAWAKKDRNKLAMVWTNQEGEEKFFTFRDISRRSNEIVNMMIKYKIGKGDRVLIMLHRVPEWWFMVIALIKIGAVYIPAPTMLTPKDLAYRIKTSEAKMVITDMENAHKVEEIASICPTLETKMVVDGARDGWLSYPRELTYPAPVSSRIINLKGMRKTKATDPMVIFFSSGTTGEPKMVLHSQAYPLGHIVTARFWHDVRNNDLHFTVSDTGWAKSAWGKLFGQWIEGAAIFVYDYRNKFNATELLPLIEKYGITTFCAPPTIYRMLIMADLRKYDFSELRHCVSAGELINPEVIKAWKDATGLEIYEGYGQTETVLCVGTFPCMEPKYGSMGKPSPGWVIELHDEDGKPVKPGEEGSIAIKTDPRPVGFFMEYWGNEEANANAFRDGFYYTGDRAVRDGDGYFWFVGRDDDVIKASGYRIGPFEVESAIIEHQAVQEAAVVGSPDIIRGFVVKAFIVLKAGYEPSEKLAREIQEYVKSITAPYKYPRKIEFVKELPKTISGKIKRKDLREMEMKRFEEEQKNGRGDHS, from the coding sequence ATGGTTCGGTTCTCTATTACCATGGATGATGATCTGACCCGGCGGGTTGATCAGGAATGTGTTGTCAGGCAGGTTTCCCGCTCTGACTGGATCAATGAGGCATGTACCCGGCAGCTTCGAAAGCTCTCCGGGTATGGTATATATCCGTGTGGGAATTCAAGCCCGATCATTGATGACTCCCCGGCACCGCACCGGCATAATATGCAGAACTATGATGAAACCTACCGGAATTTCCGGATAGAGGTTCCGGAGTATTTTAACTTCGGGTTTGATGTCGTCGATGCGTGGGCAAAAAAGGACCGGAACAAATTAGCAATGGTCTGGACCAACCAGGAGGGAGAAGAGAAGTTCTTTACATTCCGCGACATCTCACGCAGGTCTAACGAGATCGTCAACATGATGATCAAGTACAAAATCGGTAAGGGAGACCGGGTCCTTATCATGCTCCACCGAGTGCCTGAGTGGTGGTTCATGGTAATCGCCCTTATCAAGATCGGTGCAGTGTACATCCCGGCTCCTACCATGCTGACCCCGAAGGATCTGGCATACCGGATCAAAACGTCAGAGGCAAAGATGGTCATCACCGATATGGAGAACGCCCATAAGGTTGAGGAGATTGCCAGTATTTGCCCGACACTTGAGACAAAGATGGTTGTGGATGGTGCACGTGATGGATGGCTTTCATATCCGCGTGAACTGACCTATCCTGCACCGGTTTCCTCACGAATTATCAACCTGAAGGGGATGAGAAAGACAAAGGCGACCGATCCGATGGTTATTTTCTTCTCATCCGGCACAACCGGTGAACCAAAGATGGTGCTGCATTCTCAGGCATATCCGCTTGGTCATATCGTCACCGCCCGGTTCTGGCATGATGTGCGTAATAATGATCTGCACTTTACCGTTTCAGATACCGGGTGGGCAAAATCTGCTTGGGGGAAACTGTTCGGACAGTGGATTGAGGGTGCTGCAATCTTTGTTTATGACTACCGGAACAAGTTTAATGCAACCGAACTTCTCCCGCTTATTGAAAAGTACGGGATAACCACTTTTTGTGCACCGCCGACCATCTACCGGATGCTGATTATGGCTGATCTCCGCAAGTATGACTTTTCTGAGCTCAGGCATTGTGTAAGTGCCGGGGAACTCATCAACCCTGAAGTCATTAAGGCATGGAAAGATGCAACCGGCCTTGAAATATACGAAGGATATGGGCAGACCGAGACGGTTTTGTGTGTCGGGACATTCCCATGCATGGAACCGAAGTACGGGTCGATGGGAAAACCCTCTCCGGGCTGGGTGATCGAACTTCATGATGAGGACGGAAAACCGGTCAAGCCAGGGGAAGAAGGATCCATCGCAATCAAAACCGATCCCCGTCCGGTCGGGTTCTTCATGGAATACTGGGGGAATGAAGAAGCAAACGCAAATGCATTCAGAGACGGGTTTTACTATACCGGTGACCGGGCGGTCAGGGATGGTGATGGGTACTTCTGGTTTGTAGGCCGTGATGATGATGTCATCAAAGCGTCAGGGTATCGTATCGGGCCATTTGAGGTTGAAAGTGCAATTATTGAGCACCAGGCCGTGCAAGAGGCTGCGGTTGTCGGGTCACCTGATATCATCCGGGGATTTGTTGTGAAAGCGTTCATCGTTCTGAAAGCCGGTTATGAACCCTCTGAAAAACTGGCACGGGAGATTCAGGAGTACGTCAAGTCTATCACGGCTCCCTATAAATATCCACGAAAGATTGAATTTGTAAAAGAACTTCCAAAAACCATTTCAGGTAAGATCAAACGAAAGGATCTCAGGGAGATGGAGATGAAACGGTTCGAAGAAGAACAGAAGAACGGTCGCGGTGATCATTCATAG
- a CDS encoding tetratricopeptide repeat protein — MRSAVPIMVLVLSVLALSGCMVFSSGYPYADGVVPSGMIAGTDGWSHGSLFSAPNWLLAQIDPNLMSTVLDYGYTPVPTEVPKGFEDYVAEGYAALEGGNYRAAYNAFKKAIELQPSSSDAWYGSGLALESQKRYLSALEAYTQAISYSKGAGSNWASYAGKGRVLYSLNRFSDAKTALETAIAQYEKAGVSHPDELEEIYRLLEEISGYTSPVPEAIPSADIPATAYSV; from the coding sequence ATGAGATCTGCAGTTCCAATCATGGTACTGGTTCTGTCAGTACTCGCTCTCTCCGGATGCATGGTATTCTCCTCCGGTTATCCCTATGCTGATGGGGTTGTCCCGTCCGGTATGATCGCCGGTACCGACGGATGGTCGCATGGGAGTCTTTTTTCAGCCCCGAACTGGCTGCTTGCACAGATTGATCCAAACCTGATGAGCACTGTTCTCGATTATGGTTATACTCCTGTTCCAACTGAAGTCCCGAAAGGTTTTGAGGATTATGTTGCTGAGGGGTATGCAGCTCTTGAAGGAGGGAACTACCGTGCGGCATATAACGCCTTTAAAAAAGCCATAGAGCTCCAGCCTTCTTCATCTGATGCCTGGTATGGGTCTGGTCTTGCCCTTGAGAGCCAGAAGAGATACCTTTCGGCTCTAGAGGCATATACTCAGGCAATATCCTATTCAAAAGGCGCAGGTTCGAACTGGGCATCCTATGCAGGGAAAGGGCGGGTGCTGTACTCTCTGAACCGGTTCAGTGATGCGAAAACAGCACTTGAGACTGCCATTGCCCAGTATGAGAAGGCAGGGGTCTCTCACCCAGATGAACTCGAGGAGATATATCGCTTGTTAGAAGAGATATCTGGATATACCAGCCCTGTCCCGGAGGCCATCCCTTCAGCCGACATCCCTGCCACAGCCTATTCAGTATAA
- a CDS encoding 4Fe-4S binding protein: MEKRERLAISRPREGACGNTGTWRVFRPVVDKERCNACGMCAMYCPDGVINDEYEIDLVFCKGCGICAAECPKKAITMVREGNTTGT; encoded by the coding sequence ATGGAGAAGAGGGAGCGCCTTGCAATATCCCGGCCTCGTGAGGGTGCTTGTGGCAATACCGGAACCTGGAGAGTCTTCAGGCCGGTTGTGGACAAGGAGAGATGTAATGCATGCGGGATGTGTGCCATGTACTGTCCTGACGGGGTCATTAACGATGAATATGAGATTGATCTGGTATTCTGTAAAGGCTGTGGTATCTGTGCAGCTGAATGCCCGAAGAAGGCCATCACCATGGTGCGTGAAGGGAATACAACCGGTACCTGA
- a CDS encoding DUF6438 domain-containing protein, with translation MCLLFPSGLANLSSEEAVRDIEITLERGMCFGTCPVYSVSLFGNGTITWMGEMYVEAAGNRTDSLDPALVIDLYDRLIEGGFLDLNDSYAYLNITDMPTATLTVRNGTNVKKVYHYHGDFTSPENLTYMENAVDLVANTSRWIGNSTFNEGTWGEPI, from the coding sequence GTGTGCTTGCTTTTCCCTTCCGGGCTGGCTAACCTCTCATCAGAGGAGGCGGTCCGTGATATTGAAATCACTCTTGAGCGTGGCATGTGTTTTGGAACCTGTCCGGTGTATTCGGTCTCGCTTTTTGGGAATGGAACGATCACCTGGATGGGTGAGATGTATGTAGAGGCTGCCGGAAATCGGACTGACTCTCTTGATCCTGCTCTGGTCATTGATTTGTATGATCGGCTTATCGAAGGTGGTTTTCTGGATTTGAATGATTCATATGCCTATCTGAACATCACAGATATGCCAACAGCCACACTGACCGTCAGAAATGGCACTAATGTAAAAAAGGTGTACCATTACCATGGAGACTTTACGTCACCGGAGAACCTGACTTATATGGAAAATGCCGTTGATCTCGTCGCAAATACGTCCCGGTGGATCGGGAACTCCACTTTTAACGAAGGAACGTGGGGAGAGCCGATATAA